One Nonomuraea angiospora DNA segment encodes these proteins:
- a CDS encoding 4Fe-4S cluster-binding domain-containing protein — MRRLTLADTERLRATPGASALLFITDRCPVGCRHCSVSAEADGAGITDWELFTEIVAGIAAVPELQAVAISGGEPFAERRGLSHAVSVLREAGKDVVVFTSGYWAPARPDSWITRTLSQVSTVVLSTDRFHPVGAARAALAARAIIDAGCHLIVQLLGEPGREPRLPGPLAAVAGAGAEVNVITPLRHGRGAGVFHPTPRRRCAEFGRCPLTRSPTIRYDGTVLGCCGEAVIAGGGPAALRSFADERGQVAAALRSLRASPVLQVVGAHGPGALAALPPFAALRDTRHADICRACWAAHDTAEAAPEARRMAVALAATIPEGRHGR, encoded by the coding sequence GTGCGCAGGCTGACACTGGCGGACACCGAGCGACTGCGTGCCACACCCGGCGCCAGCGCGCTGCTGTTCATCACCGACCGCTGCCCCGTCGGCTGCCGCCACTGCTCGGTCTCCGCCGAGGCCGACGGCGCAGGCATCACGGACTGGGAGCTGTTCACCGAGATCGTCGCGGGAATCGCGGCCGTGCCCGAACTCCAGGCCGTCGCGATCTCCGGCGGCGAGCCGTTCGCCGAACGGCGCGGCCTGTCGCACGCCGTCTCCGTCCTGCGCGAGGCGGGCAAGGACGTCGTCGTCTTCACCAGCGGCTACTGGGCGCCGGCCCGGCCGGACTCCTGGATCACGCGGACCCTGAGCCAGGTGTCGACGGTCGTCCTGAGCACCGACCGATTTCACCCGGTCGGCGCGGCGCGGGCGGCCCTCGCCGCACGGGCGATCATCGACGCCGGCTGCCACCTCATCGTCCAGCTCCTCGGCGAGCCGGGCCGCGAGCCACGCCTGCCCGGACCCCTCGCCGCCGTGGCCGGCGCCGGCGCGGAGGTGAACGTCATCACGCCGCTGCGGCACGGACGCGGCGCCGGCGTCTTCCACCCGACGCCCCGCAGGCGGTGCGCGGAATTCGGCCGCTGCCCGCTCACCCGTTCTCCCACCATCCGCTACGACGGCACGGTCCTGGGCTGCTGCGGCGAGGCCGTCATCGCGGGCGGCGGACCCGCCGCGCTGCGCTCGTTCGCGGATGAGCGCGGCCAGGTCGCCGCCGCGTTGCGCTCGTTGCGGGCCTCGCCCGTCCTGCAGGTCGTCGGGGCGCACGGCCCCGGCGCGCTCGCCGCCCTCCCGCCGTTCGCCGCGCTGCGGGACACGCGTCACGCCGACATCTGCCGCGCCTGCTGGGCCGCCCACGACACAGCCGAGGCCGCGCCCGAGGCCCGGCGCATGGCCGTGGCGCTGGCCGCGACGATTCCCGAGGGGCGCCATGGCCGGTAG
- a CDS encoding TOMM precursor leader peptide-binding protein — MTEPPPIEYEPTPHASWADLHDLPGGVIVSAHGWYAILRGRTGRQVRELLAGRRRVIRSGPDSAARLSRLAERGVLRERDPGAGAPAGRSITVQGSGQSAALIEDLLRAELRGQPHEVYGKPVPGPCPPGGLAVVVAGPEELSRANRAFLAAGAPWLLVDSRAAAPVLVGPLFVPGRTGCLECYWSRRASAYAHPAEYGVLMRSGRSGPAGPWHLHMIAGLAARMALDWLRADPSPSGSYVEVPTRPGAAITRHTLVPVAACPACGGEASW; from the coding sequence GTGACTGAACCGCCGCCGATCGAGTACGAGCCGACGCCGCACGCGAGCTGGGCCGACCTCCACGACCTGCCCGGCGGCGTCATCGTCTCGGCACACGGCTGGTACGCCATCCTGCGGGGGCGGACCGGCCGGCAGGTGCGCGAACTGCTGGCCGGCCGCCGGCGGGTCATCCGTTCCGGCCCGGACAGCGCCGCCCGGCTGAGCCGGCTCGCCGAGCGGGGTGTCCTGCGCGAGCGCGACCCCGGGGCCGGCGCGCCCGCCGGCCGGTCGATCACCGTGCAGGGCAGTGGGCAGAGCGCCGCCCTCATCGAGGACCTGCTGCGCGCCGAGCTGCGCGGGCAACCCCACGAGGTGTACGGCAAGCCCGTCCCGGGCCCGTGCCCGCCCGGCGGGCTGGCCGTGGTCGTCGCGGGGCCGGAAGAACTTTCGAGGGCCAACCGCGCCTTCCTGGCCGCCGGGGCCCCGTGGCTGCTGGTGGACTCGCGGGCGGCGGCCCCGGTGCTCGTCGGCCCGCTGTTCGTGCCCGGCCGTACCGGGTGCCTGGAGTGCTACTGGTCCAGGCGCGCCAGCGCCTACGCCCACCCGGCCGAGTACGGCGTCCTGATGCGCTCGGGCAGGTCGGGACCGGCCGGCCCGTGGCACCTCCACATGATCGCCGGCCTGGCGGCCCGCATGGCGCTGGACTGGCTGCGCGCGGACCCCTCGCCGTCCGGATCGTACGTCGAGGTGCCGACGCGGCCGGGGGCCGCCATCACGCGTCACACCCTCGTGCCGGTGGCCGCCTGCCCCGCCTGCGGGGGCGAGGCGTCATGGTGA
- a CDS encoding GAF domain-containing protein has protein sequence MSYEIPGALRPTVGRLLDPATHDELLRSSVRLARLAFRSGAASVFLYDRRRDELVFEASSGAGEDRLLGVSVPCDQGIVGWVWNTGETIIAHDLRRDPRFNREFAESTGFVPNEIMAGPLDLDGESIGVLEVLDPRLDGYGDTAAIELLTEITRQSSAALSLLVAARSLGPGLRAQQESDPLRRLDAALGRRDGKGRQAADALVTALAELLGERG, from the coding sequence GTGAGTTACGAGATCCCGGGCGCCCTGCGCCCCACGGTCGGCCGGCTCCTCGACCCGGCCACCCACGACGAGCTGCTGCGCTCGTCGGTACGGCTGGCCCGCCTCGCCTTCCGATCCGGCGCCGCCTCGGTGTTCCTGTACGACCGCCGGCGCGACGAGCTCGTCTTCGAGGCCTCCTCGGGCGCGGGCGAGGACCGGCTGCTGGGCGTGTCCGTCCCCTGCGACCAGGGGATCGTCGGGTGGGTCTGGAACACCGGAGAGACGATCATCGCGCACGACCTGCGGCGCGACCCGCGGTTCAACCGTGAGTTCGCCGAGAGCACCGGATTCGTGCCGAACGAGATCATGGCCGGCCCCCTCGACCTCGACGGCGAGTCGATCGGGGTGCTGGAGGTGCTGGATCCCCGGCTGGACGGTTACGGCGACACCGCGGCGATCGAGCTGCTCACGGAGATCACCCGCCAGTCGTCGGCGGCGCTGTCCTTGCTGGTCGCGGCCCGATCCCTCGGACCGGGCCTGCGGGCGCAGCAGGAGTCGGACCCGTTGCGGCGGCTGGACGCCGCGCTGGGCCGCCGGGACGGCAAAGGCCGCCAGGCCGCCGACGCCCTCGTCACCGCCCTGGCCGAGCTGCTGGGCGAGCGCGGGTAG
- a CDS encoding S8 family serine peptidase, protein MTGAMPGAMPGAMTGAMTGAMTGAMTGAMTGTAAHPRRTIRFAHTSTGATVDARNLVLPGAISRQWAWGEATGRNVRVCLIDSGVRAEDAPGRVDCFAVQESGTSWTVEPDQDGDSAGHGTTCAAIIRRLAPDCDLVSVRVLGRNLHGQGEALLTALRWAIRHRFALVNLSLSTRKPAFKEQLHDLADEAYFAGVTLVSAAHNSPVDSYPWRFPSVLSVGSHDSQDPEHIELSPDPPVEFFAPGVGIPAAGPPGARLTVSGNSFAAPHVTGLCARILQKHPGFRTAQLKQVLAGAAGNLR, encoded by the coding sequence ATGACCGGCGCCATGCCCGGCGCCATGCCCGGCGCCATGACGGGCGCCATGACGGGCGCCATGACGGGCGCCATGACGGGCGCCATGACGGGCACGGCGGCGCACCCGCGCAGGACCATCCGCTTCGCCCACACCTCCACCGGCGCCACGGTGGACGCGCGCAACCTGGTGCTGCCCGGCGCCATCTCGCGCCAATGGGCCTGGGGCGAGGCCACCGGCAGGAACGTACGCGTGTGCCTCATCGACAGCGGCGTCCGGGCCGAGGACGCACCCGGCCGCGTCGACTGCTTCGCCGTACAGGAGAGCGGGACCTCCTGGACGGTCGAGCCGGACCAGGACGGCGACAGCGCGGGACACGGGACCACCTGCGCGGCGATCATCCGCCGGCTGGCGCCGGACTGCGACCTGGTCAGCGTCCGCGTCCTGGGACGCAACCTGCACGGCCAGGGAGAGGCGCTGCTCACGGCCCTGCGATGGGCCATCCGGCACCGCTTCGCCCTGGTCAACCTGAGCCTGTCCACCCGCAAACCCGCCTTCAAGGAACAGCTCCATGACCTGGCCGACGAGGCCTACTTCGCCGGGGTGACCCTGGTGTCGGCCGCGCACAACAGCCCGGTGGACAGCTACCCGTGGCGCTTCCCCTCCGTGCTGTCCGTGGGCTCCCACGACTCGCAGGACCCCGAACACATCGAACTCAGCCCGGACCCGCCCGTCGAGTTCTTCGCCCCCGGGGTCGGCATCCCTGCGGCGGGACCGCCCGGCGCGAGGCTGACCGTATCCGGCAACAGCTTCGCCGCCCCCCACGTCACCGGACTGTGCGCGCGCATCCTGCAAAAACACCCGGGGTTCAGGACGGCGCAGCTCAAGCAGGTGCTGGCGGGCGCGGCAGGCAATCTCAGGTGA
- a CDS encoding MFS transporter, with protein sequence MIANPGRALLVCFVGSRALSTFGSWASGMVVVIWVRTLTGRDDAAALSMLLFALPTLAYPLIGQLIDRMDRLAALAASQAAGAAMISCFFLVDDRSDIWIVYVVQLLQGVNAGLISVAGDAMLPQLAPADRLSSVNGWLQSAMQAGRLAAPGTGVLIFTMSGGITAVIVFDITTFLVSLALLAPLARTGRHRPARPEPESYIQALRHGTRLITSRPELRTVTLLNLGCGLAAGFLSSSWFAMITSGLGASPDFAGVLATSQAIGGMLGGPLGTWFAATHRIRGAGLCVTAAFCAVGPALLSGLAPLAVAGIALVGLGTSVLFVVYVTVVQNAVPEQLLGRSFATLDAYTNLAQVGGLAIGALWLGAMGSFQPIVVAAMVVLVPVALILLREGSARGEAAEVVAHALPAPASALRGALTVETPAVGGLHYRLRAHDGAGHRS encoded by the coding sequence ATGATCGCCAACCCTGGCCGTGCGCTCCTGGTGTGTTTCGTCGGCTCCCGCGCCCTGTCGACCTTCGGCAGCTGGGCGTCCGGCATGGTCGTGGTCATCTGGGTCAGGACCCTGACCGGACGCGACGACGCGGCCGCCCTGTCGATGCTGCTGTTCGCCCTGCCGACCCTCGCCTACCCGCTCATCGGCCAGCTGATCGACAGAATGGACCGGCTGGCCGCCCTCGCCGCGAGCCAGGCCGCCGGAGCGGCGATGATCTCGTGCTTCTTCCTCGTCGACGACCGCTCCGACATCTGGATCGTCTACGTCGTCCAGCTCCTGCAGGGCGTCAACGCCGGCCTGATCTCGGTGGCGGGCGACGCGATGCTGCCCCAGCTCGCCCCGGCCGACCGGCTGTCGTCGGTCAACGGGTGGCTGCAGTCGGCGATGCAGGCCGGCCGGCTCGCCGCCCCCGGGACCGGGGTGCTGATCTTCACGATGTCCGGCGGCATCACCGCCGTGATCGTCTTCGACATCACCACGTTCCTGGTGTCCCTGGCACTGCTCGCTCCCCTCGCGCGGACGGGGAGACACCGCCCGGCGCGCCCGGAGCCCGAAAGCTACATCCAGGCCCTCCGGCACGGCACCAGGCTCATCACCAGCCGGCCAGAACTGCGTACGGTCACCCTGCTCAACCTCGGGTGCGGCCTGGCGGCCGGGTTCCTGTCCAGCAGCTGGTTCGCGATGATCACCTCCGGGCTGGGCGCGTCACCGGACTTCGCCGGAGTCCTGGCCACCAGCCAGGCCATCGGCGGAATGCTCGGCGGCCCCCTGGGCACCTGGTTCGCCGCCACCCACCGGATCCGGGGCGCGGGCCTGTGCGTGACGGCCGCCTTCTGCGCGGTCGGCCCCGCCCTGCTGTCGGGCCTGGCGCCGCTGGCGGTGGCGGGCATCGCGCTGGTCGGCCTGGGGACGTCGGTGCTCTTCGTGGTCTACGTCACCGTCGTGCAGAACGCCGTGCCGGAGCAGCTGCTCGGGCGCTCCTTCGCCACGCTCGACGCCTACACCAACCTCGCGCAGGTGGGCGGGCTGGCCATCGGCGCGCTCTGGCTGGGCGCCATGGGCTCCTTCCAGCCGATCGTCGTGGCGGCCATGGTGGTGCTCGTCCCCGTGGCGCTGATCCTCCTTCGCGAGGGCTCGGCGCGCGGCGAGGCCGCCGAAGTCGTGGCGCACGCGCTACCCGCGCCCGCCTCGGCCCTGCGCGGCGCGCTGACGGTCGAGACGCCCGCGGTCGGCGGCCTGCACTACCGCCTGCGCGCCCACGACGGCGCCGGTCACCGGTCATGA
- a CDS encoding iron-containing redox enzyme family protein, which yields MAGRTTPGTRLRALLDLLAPGLARASGRMFSGDREAYLSWLEISYAMTRATVPLLRAALQESERRTDPVAPALASYYTAQIKDESGHSAWVVSDYAAAGGTPRNLRERLAAPAVARLVGAQYYWLRHEHPIALLGHIAVLEWYPPAGELARSLAGRTGLPGTAFRTITGHALLDARHGDRLARLLDTGPISRRQESLLTRSALTSVRGLGDVVRELVPRAERSDRP from the coding sequence ATGGCCGGTAGGACGACGCCGGGCACCCGGCTGCGCGCGCTGCTCGACCTGCTGGCCCCCGGCCTGGCCCGGGCGAGCGGCCGGATGTTCTCCGGCGACCGGGAGGCGTACCTGTCCTGGCTGGAGATCTCCTACGCCATGACGCGGGCGACCGTCCCCCTGCTGCGCGCCGCGCTGCAGGAGAGCGAGCGGCGCACGGACCCGGTCGCGCCCGCCCTCGCCTCCTACTACACCGCACAAATCAAGGACGAATCAGGGCACAGCGCCTGGGTCGTGTCCGACTACGCGGCAGCCGGCGGCACCCCCCGGAACCTACGCGAACGCCTGGCCGCCCCCGCGGTCGCCCGGCTGGTGGGCGCGCAGTACTACTGGCTGCGCCACGAGCACCCCATCGCGCTCCTCGGCCACATCGCCGTGCTGGAGTGGTACCCCCCTGCCGGCGAACTCGCCCGGTCGCTGGCCGGCCGCACCGGGCTGCCCGGCACGGCGTTCAGGACGATCACCGGCCACGCGCTCCTCGACGCCCGCCACGGCGACCGGCTCGCCCGCCTCCTCGACACCGGCCCGATCAGCCGCCGCCAGGAGTCCCTGCTGACGCGCAGCGCGCTGACCTCCGTACGCGGCCTGGGCGACGTCGTCCGGGAGCTCGTCCCGCGCGCAGAAAGGAGCGACCGACCATGA
- a CDS encoding radical SAM protein, with the protein MHLAEIAALRAIPAAGIQLALTQRCPLSCAHCSTDSSMGGTQFPGGPFRRLVESFTRDDHPEVVLMSGGEPLLRAGLVTELAGRARQAGTRSYVLSGMYFARSGRGLPGPIRRALGSVDHLAASLDAHHEREVARAEVYRAVHAALDLVPGVSFQVTGVDDDDPYLAETVADIRREFADRVPVLVTHLQPTGRARARPPAPAAGPVAAPAAGPGPCDFATWPLVGYDGTVYGCARQSLLDRHRPAHLVLGRATDGWPALRARREARALLRMVRAIGPELTQRRFGSGEPAGGPCATCMRLSEEPATAARAQQYLDGAAGRAVERMARALAEDRDPYRFVARWGSARYSRLVALGWEDACAG; encoded by the coding sequence ATGCACCTGGCCGAGATAGCCGCACTGCGCGCGATCCCCGCCGCCGGGATCCAGTTGGCGCTCACGCAGCGCTGCCCCCTGTCGTGCGCTCACTGCTCGACGGACTCCTCGATGGGCGGGACGCAGTTCCCGGGCGGCCCCTTCCGCCGGCTGGTGGAGTCGTTCACCCGCGACGACCACCCCGAGGTCGTGCTGATGTCGGGCGGGGAACCGCTGCTGCGGGCGGGTCTGGTGACCGAGCTCGCCGGACGGGCCAGGCAGGCCGGGACCCGCAGCTACGTCCTGTCGGGCATGTACTTCGCGCGATCCGGGCGAGGACTGCCGGGGCCGATCCGGCGCGCGCTCGGCTCCGTCGACCACCTGGCGGCCAGCCTGGATGCCCACCACGAGCGCGAGGTGGCCAGGGCGGAGGTCTACCGCGCGGTCCACGCCGCGCTGGACCTCGTGCCCGGCGTGAGCTTCCAGGTCACCGGCGTCGACGACGACGACCCGTACCTGGCCGAGACCGTCGCCGACATCAGGCGAGAGTTCGCCGACCGGGTGCCCGTCCTGGTCACCCATCTCCAGCCGACCGGCCGCGCCCGCGCCCGGCCACCCGCGCCTGCCGCCGGGCCGGTTGCCGCACCTGCCGCCGGGCCCGGGCCTTGCGACTTCGCCACGTGGCCGCTGGTCGGCTACGACGGCACGGTGTACGGCTGCGCCCGCCAGAGCCTGCTCGACCGGCACCGCCCCGCACATCTGGTCCTGGGCCGGGCCACGGACGGCTGGCCGGCGCTGCGTGCCCGGCGCGAGGCCCGCGCCCTGCTGCGGATGGTCCGGGCGATCGGCCCCGAGCTGACCCAGCGGCGTTTCGGCTCCGGCGAGCCCGCCGGCGGCCCGTGCGCGACGTGCATGCGCCTGTCGGAGGAGCCGGCAACGGCGGCGCGCGCGCAGCAGTACCTGGACGGAGCGGCCGGCCGGGCCGTGGAGAGGATGGCCCGCGCTCTGGCCGAGGACCGCGACCCCTACCGCTTCGTGGCGCGGTGGGGATCGGCCCGCTACAGCCGCCTGGTCGCGCTGGGATGGGAGGACGCGTGCGCAGGCTGA
- a CDS encoding aroma-sacti cluster domain-containing protein, with the protein MTDLSRLAELGFDLELATPEQLAVLQSLSPEEIELLAEVKSRLEEAAGDVEGHMDGGGFCW; encoded by the coding sequence ATGACCGACCTGTCCCGCCTCGCCGAGCTGGGCTTCGACCTGGAGCTGGCCACCCCCGAGCAGCTCGCGGTGCTGCAGTCGCTGTCGCCGGAGGAGATCGAACTGCTGGCCGAGGTCAAGAGCCGGCTGGAGGAGGCGGCGGGCGACGTCGAGGGCCACATGGACGGTGGTGGGTTCTGCTGGTGA
- a CDS encoding YcaO-like family protein: MVMPAGLEQALVSARTGPVFEVTEHAPHTHGGADWLVIASGVAVDRLHGAFIPTSGAGRSPDQASARRNALYECAERLALREPPGRGHGPAGPDCPLAGRTVPVRDLASGAMLDRPAGDFYLHPPPCPRAAGPDRPTSNGAAAGDSYWSAVERGLLELLERDALMTTWRFGLRPPRLPADDLVPDQVEALRGQGLTLTLADLSPLHGLPIVVCVAGGQVDGHLVRTVGSAADRTLRRAAARAAVEAGSVHQVAAERLRLGRHEELTFGDFVDHAFYYLDPDKARLLDLFDSGPVATARATARATARAAALGDDSGQTDSGQTDSGQTDSGQTDCEQDRSEQNVRALAERLARAGVAIHAADITPAWLRPHGIHTIVARSPDLYPLELGPGSPDLARRLRRHPARQALVSGRPVNLAPIPLA, translated from the coding sequence ATGGTGATGCCCGCGGGCCTGGAGCAGGCCCTGGTCTCGGCGCGCACCGGACCCGTGTTCGAGGTCACCGAACACGCCCCGCACACCCACGGCGGCGCGGACTGGCTGGTGATCGCCTCGGGGGTGGCGGTCGATCGGCTGCACGGCGCGTTCATCCCGACGAGCGGCGCGGGACGCTCGCCGGACCAGGCGTCGGCCAGAAGGAACGCGCTCTACGAATGCGCCGAACGCCTGGCCCTCAGGGAACCTCCGGGCCGCGGGCACGGTCCGGCCGGCCCGGATTGCCCGCTCGCCGGCCGGACCGTCCCGGTGCGCGACCTCGCCTCCGGCGCCATGCTCGACCGTCCCGCGGGCGACTTCTACCTCCACCCGCCACCCTGCCCCAGGGCCGCCGGCCCCGACCGGCCGACCTCGAACGGGGCGGCCGCCGGCGACTCCTACTGGAGCGCGGTGGAGCGCGGCCTCCTGGAGCTGCTGGAACGCGATGCCCTCATGACGACGTGGCGGTTCGGCCTTCGCCCGCCGCGCCTGCCCGCCGACGACCTCGTTCCCGACCAGGTCGAAGCGCTGCGCGGGCAGGGCCTGACCCTCACCCTGGCCGATCTGTCGCCCCTGCACGGCCTGCCGATCGTGGTCTGCGTCGCCGGCGGGCAGGTGGACGGCCACCTGGTGCGCACCGTCGGCAGCGCCGCCGACCGCACGCTGCGGCGGGCGGCCGCGCGCGCCGCCGTCGAGGCCGGCAGCGTCCACCAGGTCGCCGCGGAACGCCTCAGGCTGGGACGGCACGAGGAGCTCACGTTCGGGGACTTCGTCGACCACGCCTTCTACTACCTCGATCCGGACAAGGCCCGGCTGCTCGACCTCTTCGATTCGGGACCCGTCGCCACCGCCCGGGCCACCGCCCGGGCCACCGCCCGGGCCGCCGCGCTCGGCGACGACAGCGGGCAGACCGACAGCGGGCAGACCGACAGCGGGCAGACCGACAGCGGGCAGACCGACTGCGAGCAGGACCGCAGCGAGCAGAACGTGCGCGCCCTGGCCGAGCGGCTGGCCCGCGCCGGCGTCGCCATCCATGCGGCCGACATCACGCCCGCCTGGCTACGCCCCCACGGGATCCACACGATCGTCGCCCGCTCGCCGGACCTGTATCCGCTCGAACTGGGACCCGGCAGCCCCGACCTCGCCCGCCGCCTGCGCCGCCACCCCGCCCGCCAGGCCCTGGTCAGCGGGCGGCCCGTCAACCTCGCGCCGATCCCGCTGGCCTGA